The Desulfovibrio sp. Fe33 genome contains the following window.
TCTGCGGGGCGTTGTCCACCGTGGCGGTGATGGTGGCGTTGCCGCCCTCGTCCACGGAGACGTCGCCGAGGGTCACGGTGGTGGTGTCCACGGTGTCGCTGACAGTGACCGTGGCCGTGTCGGAGATATCCAGATCAGAATAATTGCCGCCCGTGTAGCCGGAGATGGAAAGCTCATATTGTTCGGCGTCAATGTATGGGTCGTCACCCTGGACGGCGAATGTCACGCTGCCGATGGTCGCGCCCGCGGGGATTGTGATTGTCTCGCCGTTGTCCAGGGTCAGGGTCAGGTCGGACTGCGGAGCGTTGGTCACGGAGGCGGTGATGGTGACGGAGCCGCCTTCGGCCACCGTCACATCGCCGATGGTGACCTTGCCGGAAATCTGTGTGGCCTCGAGACCTATGTTGGTATTCTCCTCCGTGAAGGCGGCCTTGTCGTAGGCGTCACCCTGGCCGCCTAAGGCAGTCAGGCCGTCAAACAGGTTCCCAGCGTCGTCGCTGTAGGTACCCGCCCCGGAACCGGAGGCGGCGGCGTCTGCGGCAGTCTCCATGTCTTCGGCGGTCTGGTCCATGTTTTCAAAAGCGAAAAGGTAGACATCGCCAGCTACTACCTCGCCGCTGACCGTAGCGAAGGAGGGGAGCGAGTTGCTTTCGGCCAGCGCCTGGTAGTTTTCGAGGACAATGGTGCCCCCGTTTTCGACAGCGATTTCGAGATTGCCATCCTTGCCGACGAATTCGGCGGAGGAGAGATCAAAGTCGAACTGGATCGGAAACTCCGACGTGAGCGTGTATCTTTGCATCTCGCCGGCGCCGGGAAGGGATATATGAAGGGCGCGGGTTGTTTGGTCAGCCATGGTTTCCTCCGATACTAAAGTATGAAATTGGAAATAATTCCTGTTGTACTATTAGATATCAAATGTATAGCCATGCGCATGCTTTAAGTCAATGCTGAAAAAAATTATTATATCAGTATGATACGGTGTGGATAAAGGTATTCTTCGGTCGATTTGTCCATAAATTTCGTGACCTGCTTAATTCGTGGATAAATGGTAAATATGACTGATTATGATAAGTTATTAACAGATGGCTGTGTATAAGTTTTAATGGCTGTACCTGTTTTCCTCATGCGCGTCGGCGATATTTAGGACCTTAACTTCTTGAAATAAAATATAAAAAGTTTAGTTATCGTTGCCATCGAACTAAATGGGTATTTATTGGGGAGAAATCTTTTCGATTTTCGGACCACAAAAGACGCTCCGTAACTCCGGCACTTAAGGGATAGCCCGAACTGGTCTGACGCTGATGATATAACATTTTGTGTTTATTAGATAAAAAATGTTTAAAATCTTGCCGAGTCGTTTGGCGAACGGGTTGATCCCGGGTCCTGCGAGGTGATTCAGATATAATATTGTAATAGACAAGGTGGGCGGGAACCGGTCGTGGTGAATAATTCCCAGTTTGCGAAAATTACCCATGGAGAGCTGTCGAGGTGCCGAGCTTTATTGTTTGTTCATCCCCACGCACGTGGGGAACACCTGTTTTTGAGGCCTGGGAGACTCTATGCGGCCGGTTCATCCCCACGCACGTGGGGAACACGATGGACGGGTAGGATACAGGGCCACGCTGCTCGGTTCATCCCCACGCACGTGGGGAACACATCAGGTAAGTTCCGTCCGTGCCGCCCACGGCCGGTTCATCCCCACGCACGTGGGGAACACCGGGAAAACAATTGTTCTCGATGAACGTAGACAGGTTCA
Protein-coding sequences here:
- a CDS encoding immunoglobulin-like domain-containing protein → MADQTTRALHISLPGAGEMQRYTLTSEFPIQFDFDLSSAEFVGKDGNLEIAVENGGTIVLENYQALAESNSLPSFATVSGEVVAGDVYLFAFENMDQTAEDMETAADAAASGSGAGTYSDDAGNLFDGLTALGGQGDAYDKAAFTEENTNIGLEATQISGKVTIGDVTVAEGGSVTITASVTNAPQSDLTLTLDNGETITIPAGATIGSVTFAVQGDDPYIDAEQYELSISGYTGGNYSDLDISDTATVTVSDTVDTTTVTLGDVSVDEGGNATITATVDNAPQTDLTLNLSNGETVTIAAGTTTGSATFAVQGDDPYVDGGSFTVGIDSATGGNYENLNTDDTAT